The following are encoded in a window of Kaistia algarum genomic DNA:
- a CDS encoding antibiotic biosynthesis monooxygenase family protein: MVLEHALLNVKAREVAAFEAALCEAAPLIAASPGFLGIEVRPSIESAGLYLLLVQWRSVEDHDPGFRGSDRYSRWKALLHPFYEPFPTVEHFAEPISLSLP; the protein is encoded by the coding sequence ATGGTCTTGGAACATGCGCTGCTGAACGTGAAAGCGCGCGAGGTCGCTGCATTCGAGGCGGCCCTGTGCGAGGCCGCACCGCTGATCGCCGCCAGTCCGGGCTTTCTCGGCATCGAGGTACGGCCCTCGATCGAGAGCGCCGGGCTCTATCTGCTGCTCGTCCAATGGCGCTCCGTCGAGGATCATGATCCCGGCTTTCGTGGCTCCGACCGCTATTCGCGCTGGAAGGCGCTGCTCCATCCCTTCTATGAGCCGTTTCCCACGGTGGAGCACTTTGCCGAGCCGATCTCGTTAAGCCTCCCCTAA
- a CDS encoding CPBP family glutamic-type intramembrane protease: protein MSDSNRLISPEQRRLVVSPLMLFLAALLVAWTFCVYVMRNIDWPLEFLPQLLPIVLWSAAILGWLQWQRIAKPARWLGLVPISRRAMVTAVAAFVVVVAWNLIRVSLVRTPGTILGQLPPEIYLWLILGVFLNEVLFRGIVQERLDEAYGPAIAIPAAALLGVLFRLPAFFTSAVQVPIDPMVLFGVLIFGCIAGLLRHFTRSLWPAAALQWGNSLGSLF from the coding sequence ATGTCCGATTCGAACCGGCTCATCTCTCCCGAGCAAAGGCGGCTTGTCGTGTCGCCGCTGATGCTCTTTCTGGCGGCGTTGCTCGTCGCCTGGACGTTCTGCGTCTATGTGATGCGGAATATCGACTGGCCGCTGGAATTCCTGCCGCAATTGCTGCCGATCGTGCTCTGGAGCGCTGCGATCCTCGGCTGGCTGCAATGGCAGCGCATCGCCAAGCCGGCGCGATGGCTGGGTCTCGTTCCGATCTCTCGCCGCGCCATGGTTACGGCGGTGGCGGCTTTCGTCGTCGTCGTGGCGTGGAACCTTATCCGCGTCAGCCTCGTGCGCACGCCAGGCACGATCCTCGGGCAATTGCCGCCCGAGATCTATCTGTGGCTCATCCTTGGCGTCTTCCTCAACGAGGTGCTGTTTCGCGGCATCGTGCAGGAGCGGCTGGACGAGGCCTATGGCCCGGCGATCGCCATTCCCGCAGCGGCTTTGCTCGGCGTTCTCTTTCGCCTGCCGGCTTTCTTCACCAGCGCCGTTCAAGTTCCAATCGATCCCATGGTGCTGTTCGGCGTCCTGATCTTCGGCTGCATCGCCGGCCTGTTGCGCCACTTCACCCGGAGCCTCTGGCCGGCCGCCGCGCTGCAATGGGGCAATTCGCTGGGGTCGCTGTTTTAG